In Meles meles chromosome 2, mMelMel3.1 paternal haplotype, whole genome shotgun sequence, the sequence cctacgctgttggtgagAAAGtagctgatgcaaccactctggaaaacagcatggagtttcctcagaaagctcagaatagagctaccctacaactctGCAATAACACTAATGGGTGTTTATCcttaagatacaaatgtagtgatctagtGGGGCATGTGCATctgaaagtttatagcaacaatgtccacaatagtcaaactatggaaagaacctagatgtccatcaacagatgaatggataaagaagaggtggtatatacaatggaatactatacagccatcaaaagaaatgaaatcttgccatttgcaaagacgtgtatggaaatagagggtattatactaaacaaaataagttaatcagagaaagacaataatcaggtgacctctctgatatgaggaatttgagagaaaagGTGGAGGGTTTTGGGTGGgcagtgaaggaaaaaatgaaacaagatgggatcaggagagaggaagaccacaagagactcttaatctcatgaaacaaactgagggatgctggTGGGTGgagaggtagggatagggtggctgggttatggacattggggtgggtatgtgctaccgtgaatgctgtgaaatgtcaagcctgatgattcacagacctatatccctgggggaaataatacatcatatgttaatttaaaaagtatgaaagaaattaaaaatttcacaACCAAATTGAAAAACATGCATTATCACAGACTAGAAGAGGTAATAGTTTTAAAGTGttcatactactcaaagcaatctacagagaCAAAGCAATATCTATCATACCACCAATAGCATAttttatagaaacaaaagaataataaaatttgtatgggaccacagAAGACCcaaaataaccaaagcaatcctgagaaagaagaacaaagctggacatATCACAATTGCACATTTTAAGATACACTACAAACTATactaatcaaaacagcatggtactggtacaaaagcagacacaaaaataagtggaactgaatagagagctcagatagaaacccacacttatatggtcaattaatctaaaAGGAATGAAGACTATATGATTGGGAAAAGACAGTccttcaattaatggtgctgaAAAAACTGTACAgatacatgtaaaagaataaaactgaaccactttcttataccatacagaaagataagctcaaaatggattaaagacctaactgtgTGACATGAAATCATAAagctcctaaaagaaaataaaggcaggaatttctctgacattgtttGCAGCAACATTCTTCTCGAATGTCTCCtcaagcaaggaaaacaaaagcaaaaataaactattgggactacaccaaaataagtTTTTGCACAGGGTAGAAAAGCATCAGCAAACCAAATAAGCAAGTAACAGAATGAGAGATGATATccacaaatgacatatccaataaggggttaatatccaaaaaatgtaaagaacttatacaatgcAACACCAAGAAATGaaataatcctattaaaaaatgggcaaaggaccagAATGGacatttcccaaagaagacagagaggaagggatgcgtggctggctcagtcagtaaagcatgcagctcttgatctcagggtcatgaatttaagccccgcattgggcatggaaccttcttcagaagaggaaggaggagaagaagaaggaagagaaggaggaggaggaggagaaggagtaaagaagaagaaggagaagagaaggaggaggagaaataaaggaaggcACATAAAATAACTCCACATACTTTGAATGcgatatgtattatataatgtattattacaataaagctagagaaaaagaaaaaaaaatcatatgatccagtaattccactactggacatttacttaaagaaaacaaaaacactaattcaaaaagatacatacaccctatgtttactgtagcattatttgcCATAGTCAgcatatggaagcaacccaagagtACATTAATaaatcaatggataaagaagatgtagtatatgtagacaatgcaatattattccactgtaaaaaaaaattatgttaacttaccatttgtgataacatggacAGACTGTGAGAGTATTACGCTAAGAGAAgtaagtcagagggagaaagacaaatgtcatatgatgcCACTTatatacagaaactaaaaaaaaaaaaacaaaagcagaaagactcatcaatacagagaactgatggttgctaaaaaaaaaaaaaacaaaaaacaaaaacaaaaacaaaaaacaataccCATGAGAGGGAAAGCAAAATGGGTAAgaagagtgggagatacaggcttccagttattaAATGAATGTCAGGAGGAAAAAAGGTAtaacataaggaatatagtcaaagtTTTGGTAATAGTTGTGTACTGACAAATGGAATTTACACTTGTGAGAACAACATAGCAGAGAGACTTGCCGAGTCACTATGTTGTAACCTGAGACTAATGTAACAATATGTGTTaactatgcttttaaaaaagtaataaaaaaagatttttaaaaagtcctcaccacacacacacacaaattcatgaGGTGTTGGATGTGTTAAATAATCCAGTGGTGCAAATATTTCACAGTATATAAGTGAAGCAAGTCagcatgttgtacaccttaaatatgcACAATGTTATAATAATGATATCCCaataaactcagaaaacaaattcCTAATGTAAAACATTATGCTAATAAAgggagccagtcacaaaagacaacatgttgtataatttcatttatatgaaatgtacagAACAGATGGTAAATATGACAAAAAGTAGACAAAATATTGACTAAGGCTGGGAGATGAAGAAAATGCAGTTTCATTAGGGGGTAAAAGTTCCCATTTGAGGTGACAAAAGTGCTCTACAATTGATCATCATGgtggttgcacaattctgtgaatataagatgaaccactgaattgtacacttaaaatctGACAATTATATAGCATATGAATTACATGTCAACCAAATTtttatgaacaaaacaaaacaaaaatctcttgaACCATCATATCCAAGAAATAATATTCAcctataaaatacttttaattctTCTGTCAATGGGACTGCAATCAGTGACCTCTCAACACTGTCACTGacattctttcaaaatatattacataagACAGGTGACTTGCACATGTTCGGTCATTGGATCTTAATCAGATGACAGAACTTAAAAGcatgaaacaaatattaaatgcATATGTGTACAGATGAAATCATCTGCCTTTGCATTTTTCCATTTGCCATCCAAATAATCTGACTGTTCACATCATCTGTTTACTTTGAAATGTAAGAGTTATACTTTAACTTACTGAGTGATTTCTCCTTGACTATAAATAGAGGCAATGGTACAAGGAAACAGGAATTTGAAAAGAAGCATTGCATTCCACCAGGATGTCTAAGAAGTGGATTTCCATTCTTCTGCTGCTACAGCTGAGTTGTTACTTCAGCTCTGGGAGTTGTGGAAAGGTGCTGGTGTGGCCCACAGAATATAGCCACTGGATCAATATAAAGGCAATCCTGGATGAACTTGTCCAGAGAGGTCATGAAGTGACTGTTCTGACATCTTCAGCTTCCATTCTTGTTGATCCGAGCAAATCATCTGCTATCAAATATGAGATTTTCCCTGCATCCATACTTAAAGATGATTTTAAGGATGTTTTCAGAAAAATGCTCACTACATGGATATATAATTTGCCAAGAGATACATTTTGGACATATTTTTCACAAATGCAAGACATGTTGTGGAAATATTCTGACTGTATTCAAAAGCTCTGTAAAGATGTAGTTTTGAATAGGAATCTCATGACCAAACTACGAGAATCGAGGTTTGATGTCATTCTTGCAGATACCGTTGGACCCTGTGGTGAGCTGCTGGCTGAGCTACTTAAAATACCTTTAGTGTACACTCTCCGCTTCTCTCCTGGCTATGAGTTTGAAAAGCACAGTGGAGGACTTCCTTTCCCTCCGTCCTATGT encodes:
- the LOC123933666 gene encoding UDP-glucuronosyltransferase 2B31-like isoform X2, whose amino-acid sequence is MSKKWISILLLLQLSCYFSSGSCGKVLVWPTEYSHWINIKAILDELVQRGHEVTVLTSSASILVDPSKSSAIKYEIFPASILKDDFKDVFRKMLTTWIYNLPRDTFWTYFSQMQDMLWKYSDCIQKLCKDVVLNRNLMTKLRESRFDVILADTVGPCGELLAELLKIPLVYTLRFSPGYEFEKHSGGLPFPPSYVPIILSELSDQMTFMERVKNMIYVLYFDFWFQTFNEKSWDQFYSEVLGRPTTLSELRRKAQIWLIRTYWDFEFPRPILPNFEFVGGLHCKPAKPLPKEMEEFVQSSGENGIVVFTLGSMITNMPDEKANVIASALAQIPQKVLWRFAGKKPDKLGPNTRLYDWIPQNDLLDTKRML
- the LOC123933666 gene encoding UDP-glucuronosyltransferase 2B31-like isoform X1, with translation MSKKWISILLLLQLSCYFSSGSCGKVLVWPTEYSHWINIKAILDELVQRGHEVTVLTSSASILVDPSKSSAIKYEIFPASILKDDFKDVFRKMLTTWIYNLPRDTFWTYFSQMQDMLWKYSDCIQKLCKDVVLNRNLMTKLRESRFDVILADTVGPCGELLAELLKIPLVYTLRFSPGYEFEKHSGGLPFPPSYVPIILSELSDQMTFMERVKNMIYVLYFDFWFQTFNEKSWDQFYSEVLGRPTTLSELRRKAQIWLIRTYWDFEFPRPILPNFEFVGGLHCKPAKPLPKEMEEFVQSSGENGIVVFTLGSMITNMPDEKANVIASALAQIPQKVLWRFAGKKPDKLGPNTRLYDWIPQNDLLGILPREEWKNETTK